A DNA window from Porites lutea chromosome 6, jaPorLute2.1, whole genome shotgun sequence contains the following coding sequences:
- the LOC140942264 gene encoding uncharacterized protein isoform X1: MASQGEDCYFFYYSTCARGDECPYRHEPAALGSETTCRQWEQNRSCTREVCNFRHSLIMKNRSDTPCYYESQPSGCLKPFCSFLHKKPRPNGQPPSVNSNGPPPMVHQVQPVQPVLSRPVAPVSLHGAAGTPVPHPVAPIPHLPASSVPRMASSGSQDAMKIPTISSPPRPRLPIQQNIGMRKPQAPMQYPPVSSRPMLVPQPPQMVRAPHFPGPPRPAGIVQPISAGRGFPLSRPGGPVSYPREIITPQRSYHLPPMYAGRPEGLAMPFMPGPIEEKFQADDFDSLSEGSDSFSSSEDEEERKRSRQAPRRKVHSSSHREVYTNNRREVHGRRKQQSNKPSRGRDRSDDRKRPDATRDRSKSAAEAERDRSRTKRKPSKKSPPKRENEARERQETKQERKPSSSKDEEIEGETGRDKSSETKEADSSDIKVKTLEQILREKAIKKMEERRALSKDVKPDEDKETKEEEDFDESSKDTVKDEEEESDVDDAENSKKSPLKKVVRTKTKDDDPQSSSEKSTSTKKVSSMVKKVPSKKVISLNSDDNNTLNTSSEKTRTLRKVSSSNEKNWPLRKIMSTVNQDNNSVQSSAVAEKHSVKDEDEGSGEEKERKGTEPPSPFQEVRVKTFEEIMELKRKRRAAKEASENAAEEMTVSTTEESKSTTNLVLSPPKRLKRIVRKSSDDGEKQESKVECSQGAEKPRPVRKRTVFVMEKPAPSKQNTEDGVVSSATTKVNNKSQEKSQKQPSVADRLGTQEVDVKSFDVIIAEKRKRALQKKNDTPKDGEATSKEEQPKNIKLQMSRQTNSSKPTTVIKPRRIKVWSKTKEDVTTSKADSTLKEHETQVQSLADDQNELPFLEASPATSSQPEPVSSELEAAAEVMPCTEESSAADLSVPDEDHDTLDSSPPDVDSTTASQDVVEESTEMDGDQGEEPIEENSETEQESEQPTEQELVEPQRSKEPPSYDEIKKAVANEMSKEDDFFDDFDVDLELGEDDNIEIDEHMNEDDLLMELDEMINQ; this comes from the exons ATGGCATCACAGGGAGAAGACTGCTATTTCTTTTACTACTCAACCTGTGCCAGG ggTGATGAATGCCCTTACAGACATGAACCAGCTGCATTAGGAAGTGAGACTACTTGCCGACAATGGGAGCAAAATCGATCATGCACCCGAGAAGTGTGCAATTTTAGGCATTCGCTCATAATG aaaaacaGATCTGATACTCCTTGTTACTATGAATCTCAACCAAGTGGATGTCTGAAACCTTTCTGTTCATTCCTACACAAAAAGCCTAGACCTAATGGTCAACCTCCGTCAGTGAATTCCAATGGTCCTCCCCCCATGGTACATCAGGTCCAACCAGTTCAGCCTGTTTTATCACGGCCTGTGGCACCAGTTTCTCTTCATGGTGCTGCTGGCACACCAGTACCTCACCCTGTTGCACCCATACCACACCTTCCTGCTTCATCAGTACCCAGGATGGCATCTTCTGGAAGTCAGGATGCAATGAAGATTCCTACTATATCATCTCCACCCAGACCAAGGCTACCCATACAGCAGAATATTGGCATGCGGAAACCACAAGCACCTATGCAATATCCTCCAGTTAGTAGTAGGCCAATGCTTGTACCACAGCCACCTCAGATGGTCAGGGCACCCCATTTCCCTGGGCCTCCACGTCCAGCAGGCATTGTGCAACCTATTTCCGCCGGCAGGGGATTCCCTCTCTCAAGGCCAGGCGGCCCAGTTAGTTATCCAAGAG AAATCATAACACCGCAGCGGTCATATCACCTTCCACCAATGTATGCAGGAAGACCAGAAG GTTTAGCAATGCCTTTCATGCCAGGACCAATCGAGGAGAAATTTCAAGCAGACGATTTTGACAGTCTGAGTGAAG GTTCAGATTCTTTCTCAAGTAGTGAAGATGAGGAGGAACGGAAGAGATCCCGACAAGCACCTCGCCGCAAGGTTCATAGCAGCTCACATCGGGAAGTGTATACAAATAACAGGAGAGAGGTACATGGCAGACGAAAACAGCAGTCCAACAAACCAAGTCGTGGCA GAGATAGAAGTGATGACAGAAAAAGACCTGATGCCACAAGAGATAGAAGCAAGAGTGCTGCAG AAGCTGAACGTGACAGGTCTaggacaaaaagaaaaccaTCAAAGAAGTCACCACCAAAACGAGAAAATGAAGCACGTGAGAGGCAAGAGACCAAGCAGGAAAGAAAGCCCAGTTCATCTAAAGATGAAGAAATAGAAGGAGAAACTGGGAGAGATAAAAGTTCAGAGACAAAGGAAGCTGATAGTTCAGATATAAAAGTGAAAACTTTGGAACAAATATTGAGAGagaaagcaataaaaaagatGGAGGAGAGAAGAGCTCTGAGCAAAGATGTGAAGCCAGATGAGGATAAGGAAACCAAAGAGGAAGAGGACTTTGATGAATCAAGTAAAGATACTGTGAAGGATGAAGAAGAAGAGTCTGATGTTGATGATGCTGAGAACAGTAAAAAGTCTCCACTCAAGAAAGTAGTTAGAACCAAAACCAAAGATGATGATCCCCAATCTTCAAGTGAAAAGTCGACCTCAACTAAAAAGGTTTCATCTATGGTTAAAAAGGTTCCTTCGAAGAAAGTCATTAGCTTAAATAGTGATGACAACAATACTCTAAATACTTCAAGCGAAAAGACAAGAACTTTAAGAAAGGTGTCATCAAGCAATGAAAAGAACTGGCCCCTTCGGAAGATAATGAGCACAGTTAACCAAGACAATAACAGTGTTCAGTCTTCTGCTGTTGCAGAAAAACATTCTGTTAAGGATGAAGATGAGGGTAGTGGGGAAGAGAAGGAGAGGAAAGGAACAGAACCACCATCTCCGTTTCAAGAAGTCAGAGTGAAAACATTTGAAGAAATAATGGAGTTGAAGAGAAAGCGAAGAGCTGCAAAGGAAGCTTCTGAAAATGCAGCTGAAGAAATGACAGTCAGTACTACAGAGGAATCAAAGAGCACCACAAACTTGGTGTTGAGCCCTCCAAAACGCTTGAAAAGAATAGTGCGGAAGTCATCTGATGATGGAGAAAAGCAGGAGTCAAAGGTTGAGTGCTCACAGGGTGCGGAGAAGCCTCGGCCTGTACGGAAAAGAACTGTGTTTGTGATGGAAAAGCCAGCCCCAAGTAAACAAAACACCGAGGATG GTGTTGTGTCTTCTGCTACCACTAAAGTGAACAACAAGTCACAAGAGAAATCCCAGAAACAG CCTTCAGTAGCTGATCGTCTTGGAACACAGGAGGTTGATGTGAAAAGCTTTGATGTGATAAtagcagaaaaaagaaagcgtGCTTTGCAGAAGAAGAATGACACTCCAAAAGACGGAGAGGCTACCAGCAAAGAAGAACAACCTAAAAATATTAAGTTACAGATGAGCAGACAGACGAATTCTTCAAAACCTACTACAG tGATTAAGCCAAGAAGAATCAAGGTCTGGTCAAAGACAAAAGAAG ATGTCACAACCAGCAAGGCAGATTCTACTCTTAAGGAACATGAAACACAAGTTCAATCTTTAGCAGATGATCAAAACGAGCTGCCTTTCTTAGAAGCATCTCCAGCGACAAGCTCACAACCTGAGCCTGTATCCAGTGAACTTGAGGCCGCAGCAGAGGTGATGCCTTGTACAGAGGAATCCTCCGCGGCAGATCTGAGTGTACCTGATGAGGACCATGACACACTTGACAGCAGTCCTCCTGATGTGGATTCTACTACAGCTAGTCAAGATGTGGTTGAGGAAAGCACTGAAATGGATGGTGATCAAGGAGAAGAGCCGATTGAAGAGAACAGCGAGACTGAACAG GAATCAGAGCAACCTACAGAGCAAGAATTGGTCGAACCACAGCGGTCAAAAGAGCCACCATCTTATGACGAAATAAAGAAGGCAGT AGCGAATGAAATGTCCAAGGAAGATGATTTCTTTGATGACTTCGACGTGGACCTAGAGTTGGGCGAAGACGACAACATTGAAATCGATGAACATATGAATGAAGACGATTTGCTTATGGAGCTTGACGAAATGATCAACCAGTGA
- the LOC140942264 gene encoding uncharacterized protein isoform X2 has translation MKNRSDTPCYYESQPSGCLKPFCSFLHKKPRPNGQPPSVNSNGPPPMVHQVQPVQPVLSRPVAPVSLHGAAGTPVPHPVAPIPHLPASSVPRMASSGSQDAMKIPTISSPPRPRLPIQQNIGMRKPQAPMQYPPVSSRPMLVPQPPQMVRAPHFPGPPRPAGIVQPISAGRGFPLSRPGGPVSYPREIITPQRSYHLPPMYAGRPEGLAMPFMPGPIEEKFQADDFDSLSEGSDSFSSSEDEEERKRSRQAPRRKVHSSSHREVYTNNRREVHGRRKQQSNKPSRGRDRSDDRKRPDATRDRSKSAAEAERDRSRTKRKPSKKSPPKRENEARERQETKQERKPSSSKDEEIEGETGRDKSSETKEADSSDIKVKTLEQILREKAIKKMEERRALSKDVKPDEDKETKEEEDFDESSKDTVKDEEEESDVDDAENSKKSPLKKVVRTKTKDDDPQSSSEKSTSTKKVSSMVKKVPSKKVISLNSDDNNTLNTSSEKTRTLRKVSSSNEKNWPLRKIMSTVNQDNNSVQSSAVAEKHSVKDEDEGSGEEKERKGTEPPSPFQEVRVKTFEEIMELKRKRRAAKEASENAAEEMTVSTTEESKSTTNLVLSPPKRLKRIVRKSSDDGEKQESKVECSQGAEKPRPVRKRTVFVMEKPAPSKQNTEDGVVSSATTKVNNKSQEKSQKQPSVADRLGTQEVDVKSFDVIIAEKRKRALQKKNDTPKDGEATSKEEQPKNIKLQMSRQTNSSKPTTVIKPRRIKVWSKTKEDVTTSKADSTLKEHETQVQSLADDQNELPFLEASPATSSQPEPVSSELEAAAEVMPCTEESSAADLSVPDEDHDTLDSSPPDVDSTTASQDVVEESTEMDGDQGEEPIEENSETEQESEQPTEQELVEPQRSKEPPSYDEIKKAVANEMSKEDDFFDDFDVDLELGEDDNIEIDEHMNEDDLLMELDEMINQ, from the exons ATG aaaaacaGATCTGATACTCCTTGTTACTATGAATCTCAACCAAGTGGATGTCTGAAACCTTTCTGTTCATTCCTACACAAAAAGCCTAGACCTAATGGTCAACCTCCGTCAGTGAATTCCAATGGTCCTCCCCCCATGGTACATCAGGTCCAACCAGTTCAGCCTGTTTTATCACGGCCTGTGGCACCAGTTTCTCTTCATGGTGCTGCTGGCACACCAGTACCTCACCCTGTTGCACCCATACCACACCTTCCTGCTTCATCAGTACCCAGGATGGCATCTTCTGGAAGTCAGGATGCAATGAAGATTCCTACTATATCATCTCCACCCAGACCAAGGCTACCCATACAGCAGAATATTGGCATGCGGAAACCACAAGCACCTATGCAATATCCTCCAGTTAGTAGTAGGCCAATGCTTGTACCACAGCCACCTCAGATGGTCAGGGCACCCCATTTCCCTGGGCCTCCACGTCCAGCAGGCATTGTGCAACCTATTTCCGCCGGCAGGGGATTCCCTCTCTCAAGGCCAGGCGGCCCAGTTAGTTATCCAAGAG AAATCATAACACCGCAGCGGTCATATCACCTTCCACCAATGTATGCAGGAAGACCAGAAG GTTTAGCAATGCCTTTCATGCCAGGACCAATCGAGGAGAAATTTCAAGCAGACGATTTTGACAGTCTGAGTGAAG GTTCAGATTCTTTCTCAAGTAGTGAAGATGAGGAGGAACGGAAGAGATCCCGACAAGCACCTCGCCGCAAGGTTCATAGCAGCTCACATCGGGAAGTGTATACAAATAACAGGAGAGAGGTACATGGCAGACGAAAACAGCAGTCCAACAAACCAAGTCGTGGCA GAGATAGAAGTGATGACAGAAAAAGACCTGATGCCACAAGAGATAGAAGCAAGAGTGCTGCAG AAGCTGAACGTGACAGGTCTaggacaaaaagaaaaccaTCAAAGAAGTCACCACCAAAACGAGAAAATGAAGCACGTGAGAGGCAAGAGACCAAGCAGGAAAGAAAGCCCAGTTCATCTAAAGATGAAGAAATAGAAGGAGAAACTGGGAGAGATAAAAGTTCAGAGACAAAGGAAGCTGATAGTTCAGATATAAAAGTGAAAACTTTGGAACAAATATTGAGAGagaaagcaataaaaaagatGGAGGAGAGAAGAGCTCTGAGCAAAGATGTGAAGCCAGATGAGGATAAGGAAACCAAAGAGGAAGAGGACTTTGATGAATCAAGTAAAGATACTGTGAAGGATGAAGAAGAAGAGTCTGATGTTGATGATGCTGAGAACAGTAAAAAGTCTCCACTCAAGAAAGTAGTTAGAACCAAAACCAAAGATGATGATCCCCAATCTTCAAGTGAAAAGTCGACCTCAACTAAAAAGGTTTCATCTATGGTTAAAAAGGTTCCTTCGAAGAAAGTCATTAGCTTAAATAGTGATGACAACAATACTCTAAATACTTCAAGCGAAAAGACAAGAACTTTAAGAAAGGTGTCATCAAGCAATGAAAAGAACTGGCCCCTTCGGAAGATAATGAGCACAGTTAACCAAGACAATAACAGTGTTCAGTCTTCTGCTGTTGCAGAAAAACATTCTGTTAAGGATGAAGATGAGGGTAGTGGGGAAGAGAAGGAGAGGAAAGGAACAGAACCACCATCTCCGTTTCAAGAAGTCAGAGTGAAAACATTTGAAGAAATAATGGAGTTGAAGAGAAAGCGAAGAGCTGCAAAGGAAGCTTCTGAAAATGCAGCTGAAGAAATGACAGTCAGTACTACAGAGGAATCAAAGAGCACCACAAACTTGGTGTTGAGCCCTCCAAAACGCTTGAAAAGAATAGTGCGGAAGTCATCTGATGATGGAGAAAAGCAGGAGTCAAAGGTTGAGTGCTCACAGGGTGCGGAGAAGCCTCGGCCTGTACGGAAAAGAACTGTGTTTGTGATGGAAAAGCCAGCCCCAAGTAAACAAAACACCGAGGATG GTGTTGTGTCTTCTGCTACCACTAAAGTGAACAACAAGTCACAAGAGAAATCCCAGAAACAG CCTTCAGTAGCTGATCGTCTTGGAACACAGGAGGTTGATGTGAAAAGCTTTGATGTGATAAtagcagaaaaaagaaagcgtGCTTTGCAGAAGAAGAATGACACTCCAAAAGACGGAGAGGCTACCAGCAAAGAAGAACAACCTAAAAATATTAAGTTACAGATGAGCAGACAGACGAATTCTTCAAAACCTACTACAG tGATTAAGCCAAGAAGAATCAAGGTCTGGTCAAAGACAAAAGAAG ATGTCACAACCAGCAAGGCAGATTCTACTCTTAAGGAACATGAAACACAAGTTCAATCTTTAGCAGATGATCAAAACGAGCTGCCTTTCTTAGAAGCATCTCCAGCGACAAGCTCACAACCTGAGCCTGTATCCAGTGAACTTGAGGCCGCAGCAGAGGTGATGCCTTGTACAGAGGAATCCTCCGCGGCAGATCTGAGTGTACCTGATGAGGACCATGACACACTTGACAGCAGTCCTCCTGATGTGGATTCTACTACAGCTAGTCAAGATGTGGTTGAGGAAAGCACTGAAATGGATGGTGATCAAGGAGAAGAGCCGATTGAAGAGAACAGCGAGACTGAACAG GAATCAGAGCAACCTACAGAGCAAGAATTGGTCGAACCACAGCGGTCAAAAGAGCCACCATCTTATGACGAAATAAAGAAGGCAGT AGCGAATGAAATGTCCAAGGAAGATGATTTCTTTGATGACTTCGACGTGGACCTAGAGTTGGGCGAAGACGACAACATTGAAATCGATGAACATATGAATGAAGACGATTTGCTTATGGAGCTTGACGAAATGATCAACCAGTGA
- the LOC140940428 gene encoding NADH-cytochrome b5 reductase 3-like isoform X1, whose product MDDPSAKPVFVGLGIVMVTVAFGLITYFFKKQGKDARPVALDPQKKIPFKLIDKKIVSHDTRRFRFELQSPEHKLGLPVGNHMYLSAKVDDKLVIRPYTPVTSDDELGYFELVIKVYFKNVHPKYPEGGKMSQYLDSLEIGDTVDIRGPSGKLTYVGRGKFAVKENTKDPVKFRTAKNVGLIAGGTGITPMLQIISAVIKDSEDKTNISLLFANQTEKDILVRPELEELANECQNFTLWYTLDKPPEGWPYSSGFINDTMIKDHMPAPGPDTQILMCGPPPMINYACIPNLEKLGYTPDMYFPF is encoded by the exons ATGGATGACCCTTCTGCG AAACCTGTGTTTGTTGGCCTTGGCATTGTCATGGTTACAGTAGCGTTTGGATTGATCACGTACTTCTTTAAAAAGCAAGGGAAAGATGCAAGACCAGTGGCCCTTGATCCACAGAAGAAGATTCCTTTTAAACTCATTGACAAAAAG ATTGTGAGTCATGACACGAGAAGGTTTCGCTTTGAGCTGCAGTCACCTGAACACAAACTTGGACTTCCTGTAG GAAATCACATGTATCTCAGTGCCAAAGTTGATGATAAACTTGTGATCAGACCGTACACTCCTGTTACATCTGATGATGAACTGGGTTATTTTGAGCTGGTTATTAAG GTTTACTTCAAGAATGTCCACCCTAAGTATCCTGAGGGTGGAAAGATGTCCCAGTACTTGGATTCTCTTGAGATTGGTGACACTGTTGACATTAGAGGACCATCTGGAAAGCTGACATATGTAGGGAGGG GAAAATTTGCAGTCAAGGAGAATACAAAAGATCCTGTGAAGTTCAGAACTGCAAAGAATGTTGGCCTAATTGCTGGGGGAACTG GCATAACACCCATGCTTCAGATCATCAGTGCAGTTATCAAAGATAGCGAGGATAAGACCAACATTTCACTCCTGTTTGCAAACCAG acAGAGAAAGACATCCTGGTAAGACCAGAGTTGGAGGAGTTAGCTAACGAGTGCCAGAATTTTACACTGTGGTACACCCTTGACAAGCCTCCTGAAG gCTGGCCTTATAGTTCAGGATTTATTAATGACACAATGATCAAGGACCACATGCCAGCCCCGGGACCGGATACTCAGATATTGATGTGCGGTCCTCCGCCCATGATCAACTATGCTTGTATTCCCAACCTAGAGAAACTTGGTTACACTCCTGATATGTATTTCCCTTTTTAA
- the LOC140940428 gene encoding NADH-cytochrome b5 reductase 3-like isoform X2, whose protein sequence is MVTVAFGLITYFFKKQGKDARPVALDPQKKIPFKLIDKKIVSHDTRRFRFELQSPEHKLGLPVGNHMYLSAKVDDKLVIRPYTPVTSDDELGYFELVIKVYFKNVHPKYPEGGKMSQYLDSLEIGDTVDIRGPSGKLTYVGRGKFAVKENTKDPVKFRTAKNVGLIAGGTGITPMLQIISAVIKDSEDKTNISLLFANQTEKDILVRPELEELANECQNFTLWYTLDKPPEGWPYSSGFINDTMIKDHMPAPGPDTQILMCGPPPMINYACIPNLEKLGYTPDMYFPF, encoded by the exons ATGGTTACAGTAGCGTTTGGATTGATCACGTACTTCTTTAAAAAGCAAGGGAAAGATGCAAGACCAGTGGCCCTTGATCCACAGAAGAAGATTCCTTTTAAACTCATTGACAAAAAG ATTGTGAGTCATGACACGAGAAGGTTTCGCTTTGAGCTGCAGTCACCTGAACACAAACTTGGACTTCCTGTAG GAAATCACATGTATCTCAGTGCCAAAGTTGATGATAAACTTGTGATCAGACCGTACACTCCTGTTACATCTGATGATGAACTGGGTTATTTTGAGCTGGTTATTAAG GTTTACTTCAAGAATGTCCACCCTAAGTATCCTGAGGGTGGAAAGATGTCCCAGTACTTGGATTCTCTTGAGATTGGTGACACTGTTGACATTAGAGGACCATCTGGAAAGCTGACATATGTAGGGAGGG GAAAATTTGCAGTCAAGGAGAATACAAAAGATCCTGTGAAGTTCAGAACTGCAAAGAATGTTGGCCTAATTGCTGGGGGAACTG GCATAACACCCATGCTTCAGATCATCAGTGCAGTTATCAAAGATAGCGAGGATAAGACCAACATTTCACTCCTGTTTGCAAACCAG acAGAGAAAGACATCCTGGTAAGACCAGAGTTGGAGGAGTTAGCTAACGAGTGCCAGAATTTTACACTGTGGTACACCCTTGACAAGCCTCCTGAAG gCTGGCCTTATAGTTCAGGATTTATTAATGACACAATGATCAAGGACCACATGCCAGCCCCGGGACCGGATACTCAGATATTGATGTGCGGTCCTCCGCCCATGATCAACTATGCTTGTATTCCCAACCTAGAGAAACTTGGTTACACTCCTGATATGTATTTCCCTTTTTAA
- the LOC140940577 gene encoding myotrophin-like, with translation MGEELVWACKNGDLDQVKAIVEKPGFDVNAGLLAGRNGLHYAADYGQKEVIEFLLSKGANINLPDKHGITALLASVFESQTECVKLLLEKGANKNLKAPDGRSYLECAETDDIKSLLK, from the exons ATGGGAGAGGAATTAGTGTGGGCTTGTAAGAATGGAGATCTGGATCAGGTGAAAGCGATTGTAGAGAAACCg GGTTTTGATGTGAATGCTGGGCTGTTAGCAGGACGCAATGGCCTCCATTATGCTGCCGATTACGGACAAAAGGAAGTCATAGAGTTTCTTCTATCAAAGGGAGCAAATATCAAC CTTCCAGACAAACATGGCATAACTGCTCTGTTGGCCAGTGTTTTTGAAAGTCAAACAGAATGTGTGAAATTACTGCTTGAAAAg GGCgctaacaaaaatttaaaagccCCTGATGGTAGATCTTATCTTGAATGTGCTGAAACAGATGACATCAAGAGTCTTTTGAAGTAG